The following are encoded in a window of Armatimonadota bacterium genomic DNA:
- a CDS encoding PQQ-binding-like beta-propeller repeat protein, which yields MVKASFVKPIKIFLVAILVVCSASAMAQLANSPWPMFRHDLRHTGASPSHDPAPGGTYWKYSVGGGLSSPAIGPDGTIYIGGTSSLYALNSNGTFKWSASIGSSTRSSPAIASDGTIYIGSNSDRLYAFNSNGTLKWSYLTGGDITGSPAIAPDGTIYIGSRDGKLYALNPNGTRKWSCTLGDMHMSSPAVGPDGKIYVGSSNSKLYAVNPTNGSILWNYSAGDGILSSPAISSDGSKIFFGAYDGYCYAINASDGSLIWKFLAGYKNGSTTSSPAIGPDGTVYVGSNYGTLYALDQATGAEIWHFETGSDIRSSPAVTADGTIIFSTFDGYVWALNSNGTKKWHFLMRGSGYSSPAIAADGSVVIGSFDGYVYGNLRGTPPAANPPSNLVATALSETQVQLQWQDNSNDEYGFRIERKIAGGAYAFIANVGEGVTTYTDSGLSSGQTYYYRVCAYQEAGNSAYSNEALVTTPGLAAPTDLVATPISETRVDLTWTDRSPDELGFRIERMVGPNGLFQQIAIVNAGVTTYSDVSVNPATNYYYRVRAYDATRVSTPSNEDWALTPGKDFTEVSIGNTSRRQMALTFDAGTASIRSSLIQFLKDQKVFCTFFITGLVAQTQPSQVAQIAANGNHIGNHTYDHPDLRDCTDEQIAWQLSVTDDILYGITGHHTHSYFRAPYGYTNSHVLAAAANAGFRSIYWTEDCGDASWNASTEEIINRTLNAATNGCIMLYHCTVANTEAAMPTIISELRNRGYELVTVPEIIAPEEVVSPEGTINPGWNLISIPLEPANPSPHIVFRHQDIDSKLFRWDKDTATWVVYSSWDPGAFGNISADEGYFYYATEPTTIRCMGAQPTVARHIKLAQAAPLESPWTIIGYPWTTPQDISNCEVFNPNAVEPKTRSIEEAISEGWISATLWWWDSATCSLKTAGLPDDWPDSTQFEPWRGYWLQSYGNCLELIIPPP from the coding sequence ATGGTAAAAGCAAGTTTTGTAAAACCTATTAAGATATTTTTAGTTGCAATATTGGTTGTTTGTTCGGCTAGCGCAATGGCACAGCTGGCAAACTCCCCTTGGCCGATGTTTCGCCATGACCTTCGTCATACGGGTGCGAGCCCGAGCCATGATCCTGCTCCGGGTGGTACTTACTGGAAATATAGTGTTGGTGGTGGGCTTTCATCGCCGGCAATAGGTCCAGACGGCACAATATATATCGGCGGCACCTCATCGCTTTATGCTCTAAACAGCAATGGAACATTTAAATGGTCGGCGTCCATAGGGTCCTCTACACGTTCATCTCCAGCGATAGCATCCGACGGAACAATCTACATTGGAAGCAACAGCGATAGGCTGTATGCTTTTAATTCAAATGGGACATTGAAATGGAGCTATTTAACGGGAGGCGACATTACAGGTTCTCCTGCTATTGCCCCCGATGGCACGATATATATTGGCTCGAGGGATGGAAAACTTTATGCTCTTAATCCAAACGGTACAAGAAAGTGGTCCTGTACATTGGGCGACATGCATATGTCTTCGCCGGCGGTAGGCCCAGATGGAAAAATATATGTTGGTAGCAGTAATTCGAAATTGTATGCAGTAAATCCAACTAATGGCAGCATTTTGTGGAATTATTCCGCGGGCGATGGCATTCTTAGTTCGCCAGCTATTAGTTCAGATGGCTCCAAAATATTTTTTGGTGCATATGATGGTTATTGTTACGCTATCAACGCTTCGGATGGTAGCCTTATATGGAAGTTCTTGGCAGGCTATAAGAATGGCAGTACTACCTCCTCACCAGCCATTGGTCCTGATGGCACAGTCTACGTAGGTTCGAATTATGGCACGCTGTATGCACTTGACCAAGCAACCGGGGCGGAAATCTGGCATTTCGAAACGGGTTCGGACATTCGATCTTCGCCGGCGGTTACCGCCGATGGCACGATCATTTTTAGTACATTTGATGGCTATGTCTGGGCTTTAAACTCGAATGGCACGAAAAAATGGCACTTCTTAATGAGAGGAAGTGGTTACTCATCCCCAGCAATTGCTGCTGATGGAAGTGTTGTTATTGGTTCTTTTGACGGATATGTTTATGGCAATTTGAGAGGTACACCTCCTGCTGCAAATCCACCGAGTAATCTTGTGGCAACTGCCTTGTCGGAGACTCAGGTTCAACTGCAATGGCAGGATAATTCAAACGATGAATATGGCTTCCGTATTGAACGCAAGATCGCTGGAGGTGCTTACGCTTTTATTGCAAATGTTGGTGAGGGTGTGACAACCTATACTGATTCTGGGCTCAGCTCAGGTCAAACTTACTACTACCGTGTATGTGCCTATCAAGAAGCTGGAAACTCTGCTTATTCGAATGAGGCGTTGGTTACGACTCCTGGCCTTGCAGCACCAACCGACCTTGTTGCGACGCCCATTTCAGAAACTCGCGTCGACCTTACTTGGACTGATAGGTCACCGGATGAATTAGGCTTTAGGATTGAACGAATGGTAGGGCCGAATGGCCTCTTCCAGCAGATAGCCATAGTTAATGCAGGGGTAACTACTTATTCTGATGTAAGTGTGAACCCGGCGACAAACTATTATTATCGTGTACGGGCTTATGATGCCACTCGAGTTTCCACGCCGTCAAATGAGGACTGGGCACTTACACCAGGTAAGGACTTCACAGAAGTATCTATTGGCAATACTTCTCGCCGCCAAATGGCTCTGACATTCGACGCAGGCACGGCATCAATTCGTTCTAGTCTAATCCAATTCCTAAAAGACCAAAAGGTTTTCTGCACTTTCTTTATCACTGGTCTAGTTGCTCAAACACAACCCTCGCAAGTAGCCCAGATTGCTGCAAACGGTAATCACATTGGCAATCATACATACGACCATCCGGATTTGCGTGACTGTACCGACGAACAGATTGCGTGGCAATTGAGCGTTACTGATGACATCTTGTATGGCATTACGGGTCATCATACGCATTCGTATTTTAGAGCACCTTATGGATATACCAATTCGCATGTTCTGGCTGCAGCGGCTAATGCAGGCTTTAGAAGCATATATTGGACAGAAGATTGTGGTGATGCATCATGGAATGCGTCAACGGAGGAGATTATTAATCGTACGCTGAATGCGGCAACCAATGGGTGCATTATGCTTTATCATTGCACTGTGGCCAATACCGAAGCTGCTATGCCTACAATCATTAGCGAACTAAGAAATAGGGGTTACGAATTAGTCACAGTGCCGGAAATCATTGCACCCGAAGAAGTAGTAAGTCCAGAGGGTACAATTAACCCTGGTTGGAATTTGATTTCAATTCCTCTTGAGCCGGCTAATCCAAGTCCTCATATAGTCTTCCGTCACCAGGACATAGATTCAAAACTTTTCCGATGGGATAAGGACACAGCTACATGGGTTGTGTATAGCTCTTGGGATCCTGGGGCGTTTGGGAATATCAGCGCTGACGAAGGGTATTTCTACTACGCAACTGAACCTACTACAATCAGATGCATGGGTGCTCAGCCTACGGTTGCTCGTCACATTAAGCTGGCGCAAGCGGCTCCTTTAGAGTCCCCATGGACTATCATTGGATATCCGTGGACGACCCCTCAGGATATAAGCAATTGTGAAGTATTCAATCCGAACGCGGTTGAGCCCAAGACGCGTTCCATAGAAGAGGCAATATCAGAGGGATGGATTTCAGCTACTTTGTGGTGGTGGGACTCTGCAACCTGTTCGCTGAAGACCGCTGGTTTGCCAGACGATTGGCCAGACTCAACTCAATTTGAGCCATGGCGGGGTTACTGGCTGCAGTCGTATGGCAACTGCCTCGAGCTTATAATTCCGCCACCATAG
- a CDS encoding type IV pilus twitching motility protein PilT has product MADRIDVEELLNKTVDLNASDMHMLVGEPPTLRIHGRLHRLEEYGPLKPEQTEQFLQDIATPRALAEMEEVQGADFGYTFARARFRVAAFMQKGTVAINMRLIPYKLLTFEEIGLDTRIQRLLYAPRGLILVTGPTGSGKTTTLATMIDFINQHRDCHIITIEDPIEYYHEPKKSIISQREVGNDVPSFAVGVVKALRQDPDVILVGEMRDLATISAAVTAAETGHLVFSTLHTTGAARTVDRIVDVFPFDQQEQIRTQLSGNLIAVISQLLLPRKDGNGRVAVFEIMIATPAIQHLIREKKTYAIFSAIQTGQQLGMKTLDHSLFELYSRGLIDRNEMLRAAEKPEEILEKLGERKATREIQ; this is encoded by the coding sequence ATGGCGGATAGGATAGACGTAGAGGAACTTTTAAACAAAACTGTAGATTTGAACGCCTCCGATATGCACATGCTCGTAGGAGAGCCTCCCACACTTAGAATCCACGGCAGGCTTCACAGACTCGAGGAATATGGTCCACTCAAGCCAGAGCAAACAGAGCAATTTCTGCAAGATATAGCTACGCCCAGAGCACTAGCTGAGATGGAGGAAGTACAAGGAGCAGACTTTGGTTACACATTCGCCAGAGCTCGCTTTAGAGTCGCAGCCTTTATGCAAAAAGGGACCGTTGCCATCAACATGCGCCTTATTCCATACAAACTACTAACGTTCGAGGAGATTGGGCTTGATACTCGCATTCAGAGGCTACTCTATGCACCACGAGGGTTGATATTGGTAACTGGGCCAACAGGATCTGGTAAAACTACCACGTTGGCAACGATGATAGACTTCATAAACCAACACCGAGACTGCCATATAATAACTATTGAAGACCCAATTGAATATTACCACGAGCCCAAAAAGTCCATTATCTCACAGCGAGAGGTTGGAAACGACGTCCCAAGTTTTGCCGTGGGGGTTGTCAAGGCTCTGCGACAAGACCCAGATGTTATCCTTGTGGGTGAAATGCGAGACCTTGCGACTATTTCAGCAGCGGTTACTGCCGCTGAAACTGGCCACCTTGTATTTTCAACCTTACATACAACCGGAGCAGCTAGAACAGTTGACCGAATTGTAGACGTATTCCCATTTGACCAGCAAGAACAAATCCGAACACAGCTCAGCGGCAACCTCATTGCAGTTATATCGCAACTTCTCCTACCTAGAAAAGACGGCAATGGCCGAGTAGCAGTATTCGAAATCATGATTGCTACTCCGGCAATTCAGCACCTAATCAGAGAGAAAAAGACATATGCCATATTCTCCGCTATCCAAACCGGCCAGCAGCTTGGGATGAAAACACTTGATCATTCGCTCTTCGAGCTTTACTCGAGAGGACTAATAGACAGAAACGAAATGCTTCGTGCTGCTGAAAAACCAGAGGAAATCCTCGAAAAGCTCGGCGAAAGGAAAGCAACAAGGGAAATACAATAG
- a CDS encoding rhomboid family intramembrane serine protease, translating into MRADDLQYKIERWIFHDGIPVTKLVIIANIVTFLAMVLFRMRIIEEYFVFNTSQLLAKPWTVVTYPLVGIFGGIIYMLFAIYWLWLAGGSLERSWGSRTYAAFFFITSALTAFGLYVGSMLIGTSASAAGLWLPIAAVTVAWAMLNPEQQILFMFFIPLRLKWVALISVGIVFIEYGSRNLILGVFALAGCGAAYWYAKSGTEFHFGTSRHRVQDNVIRIRPRYSRSRTFNPLKWYKEYRQRKRLEDLFKRSGMGD; encoded by the coding sequence ATGAGAGCTGATGACTTGCAATACAAAATAGAACGTTGGATATTCCATGATGGTATACCAGTGACAAAATTAGTAATCATAGCTAACATTGTAACTTTCCTCGCTATGGTTCTATTTCGAATGCGAATAATTGAGGAATACTTTGTTTTCAATACTTCCCAATTGCTTGCAAAACCTTGGACTGTAGTAACCTATCCACTTGTGGGGATATTTGGTGGCATTATTTATATGCTTTTTGCTATCTACTGGCTGTGGCTTGCAGGCGGGAGTCTAGAGCGGTCATGGGGAAGCCGGACGTATGCCGCATTCTTCTTTATTACTTCTGCCCTGACAGCGTTTGGCTTGTATGTGGGAAGCATGCTGATTGGCACTTCGGCTAGTGCCGCCGGATTATGGCTTCCAATTGCGGCAGTGACTGTTGCGTGGGCCATGCTGAACCCTGAACAGCAAATATTGTTTATGTTTTTTATACCTCTTAGATTAAAATGGGTAGCCCTAATTAGTGTAGGGATAGTATTTATCGAGTATGGCTCACGAAATCTAATCCTTGGGGTGTTTGCGCTTGCAGGCTGTGGAGCTGCCTATTGGTATGCTAAAAGTGGTACCGAATTTCATTTTGGCACATCTCGCCATCGCGTCCAGGATAATGTCATCCGCATTCGTCCTAGATATAGCCGAAGTCGGACATTCAATCCTCTCAAATGGTATAAGGAATACCGCCAGCGGAAGCGCCTCGAGGATCTCTTTAAACGTTCCGGCATGGGAGATTAA
- a CDS encoding 4Fe-4S binding protein, with translation MACPIGILVNFSTLRLIPFITIGILGFFGTLGGRLVCGWICPFGLLQDILHKIPTRKITLPRQLNFVKYVLLIGLVFAIPFFLPGQPYTYCNFCPAGTLESAIPWAFMGISTGSWWSFATRITILVGVLIFAIVASRSFCRVLCPLGALFALFNRFSLFRLRITTEACNGCGLCRKKCPVEIDPVKEINTAECIRCLECTTTDHLKLGTS, from the coding sequence ATGGCATGCCCTATTGGAATCCTTGTTAACTTTAGCACTCTTCGGCTGATTCCATTCATCACAATTGGGATTTTGGGATTTTTCGGCACACTTGGCGGCAGATTGGTCTGCGGCTGGATTTGCCCTTTTGGTTTACTTCAAGACATCCTACATAAAATCCCAACGCGGAAGATTACCCTACCACGCCAGCTTAACTTCGTGAAATATGTTCTCCTTATCGGATTGGTATTCGCCATACCATTCTTTTTGCCAGGGCAGCCATATACCTACTGCAATTTTTGCCCAGCTGGGACGCTTGAATCGGCAATTCCTTGGGCTTTTATGGGCATAAGCACGGGATCATGGTGGAGTTTCGCCACTAGGATTACCATACTAGTAGGCGTGCTAATTTTTGCTATAGTGGCATCAAGAAGTTTTTGTCGCGTTCTTTGTCCACTTGGTGCATTATTCGCCTTATTCAATCGTTTTTCGCTATTCCGACTGAGGATTACCACCGAGGCTTGTAACGGATGCGGACTCTGCCGCAAGAAATGCCCAGTTGAGATTGACCCTGTTAAGGAGATAAACACTGCAGAGTGCATTCGCTGTCTTGAATGCACAACCACAGACCACTTAAAGCTGGGAACCAGCTAG